One Eretmochelys imbricata isolate rEreImb1 chromosome 22, rEreImb1.hap1, whole genome shotgun sequence DNA window includes the following coding sequences:
- the LOC144278382 gene encoding uncharacterized protein LOC144278382 has product MGSRLGKRKRLGVPDKSTDQEAERAAMEMEGTPQETPETHRAAETALDATQEMGKADCSEDPAPRTTEEIASQTATEHGEGQPRAETTEGNESQPEAKLPPAVPRTTETQLDTETSEHTSEAQPVEESSLDPTDETEAATEHYESSPIEETTEVAETRLNVLHDQGTEAQLAGEIQPIDIGVLKTEDQPTAWSREETEVPVAMPTRQEALGEAEPAAQIPQMTEAESIVETTLASMELIAAQLAEQDTQLGEMQLAEMGESQKVTDHAENCSTAEPMEVTEAQPASPSAHKILQDTKGFQPLAERSLEPTEVSEVHSIAQTTEETNEGQKIAQAIEAEVCSIEETSEKTTEIMIGAHSAAVTKGESGEAQPIEPPSIAEVAETQNAAENSEDQPWSETTEVTKTQPTTLHAQKSKAVAGEDRPAFETSEIMTDSQPRMLGKPDTEAHKTVQSTEETGKGQTALPAMQGILQETLPTGEAQQAVEILESLHVTGGAQRLAETESQNTTENGEAYPIPETEAASVPNPETPEEAGVWPTAEAAKGKSTEDMALDTAKVSEALPAGENQAHPNTEVREAMMVQAAGTDTQSPRETETVRETVTQPTEWSTPEGGGTLPTIEAAQVQTAAPIVQKSEPATETPAGNSESCPVVQATEEMAVPPVAETEIQIAAPATQELPRDLSETVSCTCSPIGCEVQSAAQTAEVYATAQTILKFIQETSEAAAKTTEETEACPIPGTVLETPKEAESLQSLTETTELKFEKRGQDPQIPANITEDQAGGERAAISKEEILKASEPKISVDAESKLQQYTEQEDPVASLGASCELPQTLEPSSETHAFQPLASLVTAVNERRVQGEPKQILSDSETQDTKSEMALHSVYGPIGSEAVPSKEMFAREAPDLIPMV; this is encoded by the coding sequence ATGGGGAGCAGGCTTGGCAAAAGGAAGCGTCTTGGTGTGCCTGACAAATCTACAGACCAGGAGGCGGAGAGGGCAGCCATGGAGATGGAAGGGACCCCACAAGAGACACCTGAGACCCATCGTGCTGCAGAGACTGCACTAGATGCCACCCAAGAGATGGGCAAGGCTGACTGCTCTGAAGATCCTGCACCCAGGACCACAGAAGAGATTGCGAGTCAGACTGCCACAGAGCATGGTGAGGGCCAGCCTCGTGCAGAGACCACTGAAGGGAATGAGTCACAGCCAGAAGCAAAGCTGCCACCAGCAGTCCCCCGAACCACTGAGACCCAGCTTGACACAGAGACTTCAGAGCACACTAGTGAGGCACAGCCTGTTGAGGAGAGCTCACTAGATCCCACGGATGAGACTGAAGCTGCCACGGAGCACTATGAGTCTTCTCCTATTGAAGAGACTACAGAGGTGGCTGAAACACGACTTAATGTGCTACATGACCAAGGGACTGAGGCCCAGTTAGCTGGTGAGATTCAGCCCATCGATATTGGTGTATTGAAGACTGAGGATCAGCCTACTGCATGGagcagagaagaaactgaggTGCCAGTGGCAATGCCAACCAGGCAAGAGGCTCTCGGAGAGGCAGAGCCTGCTGCACAGATCCCCCAAATGACTGAGGCAGAGTCTATTGTAGAGACTACCCTAGCCTCCATGGAATTGATAGCAGCTCAGCTTGCTGAGCAGGACACACAGCTAGGTGAGATGCAACTTGCTGAAATGGGTGAGTCCCAGAAAGTAACTGATCATGCTGAGAACTGTTCTACTGCAGAGCCCATGGAGGTGACTGAGGCACAACCTGCTTCCCCAAGTGCACACAAGATCCTCCAAGACACCAAGGGGTTCCAGCCTCTTGCAGAGAGGTCTCTAGAGCCCACCGAAGTGAGTGAGGTGCATAGTATTGCACAGACTACGGAGGAGACCAATGAGGGCCAGAAAATTGCACAGGCCATAGAGGCTGAAGTCTGCTCTATTGAAGAGACTTCTGAGAAGACCACAGAAATAATGATTGGGGCACACTCTGCTGCAGTGACCAAAGGAGAGTCTGGTGAGGCTCAACCCATTGAGCCTCCTAGCATCGCAGAAGTGGCTGAGACACAGAACGCTGCTGAGAACAGTGAGGACCAACCTTGGTCAGAGACCACAGAGGTGACTAAAACCCAGCCTACCACACTACATGCACAAAAGAGCAAAGCAGTGGCTGGTGAGGACCGGCCTGCCTTTGAGACCTCGGAGATAATGACGGACTCCCAGCCTAGAATGCTAGGCAAGCCAGATACTGAGGCCCACAAGACTGTACAGAGCACAGAAGAAACTGGCAAGGGACaaactgctctgccagccatgcAAGGCATCCTGCAAGAGACACTGCCTACTGGTGAAGCCCAGCAAGCTGTAGAGATCCtagagagcctgcatgtgacTGGTGGAGCCCAACGTCTTGCAGAGACGGAGTCCCAGAATACCACAGAGAACGGTGAGGCCTATCCTATTCCAGAGACTGAGGCAGCATCTGTCCCAAACCCGGAGACTCCTGAGGAGGCGGGTGTGTGGCCGACAGCAGAAGCAGCCAAGGGGAAGTCTACTGAAGACATGGCACTAGACACTGCAAAAGTAAGTGAGGCTCTGCCTGCTGGGGAAAACCAGGCCCATCCTAACACTGAGGTAAGAGAAGCGATGATGGTACAGGCTGctggcacagacacacagagtcCCCGAGAGACTGAGACCGTGAGGGAGACTGTGACTCAGCCTACTGAATGGAGTACGCCAGAGGGGGGTGGGACTCTGCCTACCATAGAAGCAGCTCAGGTGCAAACTGCTGCACCTATTGTACAAAAGTCTGAGCCTGCTACAGAGACTCCAGCAGGTAACAGTGAGTCCTGTCCTGTTGTGCAGGCCACAGAAGAGATGGCAGTGCCTCCTGTTGCAGAGACAGAGATACAAattgctgccccagccacacaaGAGCTACCCCGAGACTTGAGTGAGACAGTCTCTTGCACATGCAGCCCAATAGGCTGTGAGGTTCAGTCTGCTGCACAGACTGCTGAAGTGTACGCAACAGCACAAACCATTCTAAAGTTTATCCAAGAGACCAGTGAGGCTGCTGCTAAGACCACAGAAGAAACTGAAGCCTGTCCTATTCCAGGGACTGTGCTAGAGACCCCAAAAGAGGCTGAGTCTCTGCAATCATTGACAGAGACCACAGAACTAAAGTTTGAAAAGAGGGGTCAAGATCCTCAAATCCCAGCTAATATAACTGAAGACCAGGCAGGAGGGGAACGTGCAGCAATAAGCAAGGAAGAAATTCTGAAAGCTTCTGAGCCCAAGATCTCTGTAGATGCTGAGTCAAAACTACAGCAGTACACTGAGCAAGAAGACCCAGTCGCTTCTCTTGGTGCCAGCTGTGAGCTCCCTCAGACACTGGAGCCCAGTAGTGAGACACATGCTTTCCAGCCCCTGGCATCCCTAGTGACTGCAGTAAATGAGAGAAGAGTCCAAGGGGAGCCTAAACAGATTCTTTCAGATTCTGAAACCCAAGACACAAAGAGTGAAATGGCCCTTCATTCAGTCTATGGACCTATTGGCAGTGAAGCTGTGCCTTCAAAGGAGATGTTTGCAAGAGAAGCACCTGACCTTATTCCTATGGTCTGA